GCGAAGGATCAACTCAGCTACACCGCGTTGATCGCCGATGCGCCGGGCATCATCACCGAGCGCCAGGCCGAAGTCGGCCAGGTCGTGCAAGCCACGGCGCCGATTTTCGGTCTGGCCCGGGATGGCGATCGCGATGCGGTGTTCAACGTTTATGAATCATTGCTGGCCGAGCGTCCTTCGGACAACCGCATCACTGTGAGCCTGCTCGACAATCCCGAGATCAAAACCACCGGCACCGTGCGCGAAGTTACCCCGGCGGTGTCGGCGCAGTCCGGTACCGTGCAAGTCAAAGTCAGCCTCGACAAACTGCCGCCGGGCATGCAACTCGGTTCGGTGGTCAGCGCCACCGCCAAGGGCAGCGGCGCCTCGGCCGTTGAACTGCCATGGTCGGCGCTGACGAAAAACATCAGCGACCCGGCAGTGTGGCTGGTCGATGACAAGGGCGAGGCGCAACTGCACACGGTCACCGTCGGCCGTTACCTCACTGGCAAGGTGATCATCAGCGCAGGCCTCAAGGGCGGCGAAAAAGTCATCGTCGCGGGCGGCCAGTTGCTGCACCCCGGCATGAAAGTCGAGATCGCCGAAAACACCTACAAGGATCTGCAACCGGGAGCGCAGCCATGAAGCGTCTCGGACTGCTGTGCATGACGCTGCTGCTGAGTGCTTGCTCGGAGAAGGAAAAGCCGCCGGAACCGGTGCGCCCGGTGCTGTCGGTTACGGTCAAAGCATTGAACGAAGAAAGCCTCGGTCGTTTTGCCGGCAGCATTCAGGCGCGCTACGAGAGCAACACCGGTTTTCGCGTGGGTGGGCGCATCGCCAGCCGAAATGTCGACGTCGGCGCTGAAGTGCAGAAGGGCACGTTGCTCGCCACCCTCGACCCGTCCGACCAGCAGAATCAGCTGCGCTCGGCCCAAGGTGATCTGGCCAGGGTCCAGGCGCAACTGATCAACGCCCAGGCCAACGCGCGTCGACAGCAAGCGCTGTTCGATCGCGGCGTCGGTGCGCAGGCACAACTGGACGTCGCCAACACTGACCTGAAAACCACTCAGGCCTCGCTCGATCAAGCGCGCGCCGCGGTCAATCAAAGCAAGGATCAACTCGCTTACACCGAGCTGCGATCCGATCACAAAGCCGTGGTCACCGCGTGGAATGCTGAAGCCGGGCAGGTCGTTACGGCGGGCCAACAAGTCGTGACCCTGGCCCAACCGGACATCAAGGAAGCGGTGATCGATCTGCCA
This window of the Pseudomonas fluorescens genome carries:
- a CDS encoding efflux RND transporter periplasmic adaptor subunit; the protein is MKRLGLLCMTLLLSACSEKEKPPEPVRPVLSVTVKALNEESLGRFAGSIQARYESNTGFRVGGRIASRNVDVGAEVQKGTLLATLDPSDQQNQLRSAQGDLARVQAQLINAQANARRQQALFDRGVGAQAQLDVANTDLKTTQASLDQARAAVNQSKDQLAYTELRSDHKAVVTAWNAEAGQVVTAGQQVVTLAQPDIKEAVIDLPDSLVDQIPSDVVFSVAAQLDPSINTTAIIREIEPQAQSATRTRRARLTLTDTPDGFRLGTAISVTLSSAIKPRIELPLTALQEVDGKARVWVIDTQSKTVSPRDVSVISRTDSSVVLAGGVQNGERVVSAGVNSLKPGQSVKLDEDSQ
- a CDS encoding efflux RND transporter periplasmic adaptor subunit, with amino-acid sequence MASPGMKTAVMLSLCTLLSACDDKQPAQEYLPRVFVQDVKPENYAAAVTLTGDVQARVQTQLSFRVGGKIIQRMVDVGDRVTAKQVLARLDPKDLQTNVDSAQAQVVAEQARVKQAAAAFVRQQKLLPKGYTSQSEFDSAQAALRSSQSALSAAQAQLANAKDQLSYTALIADAPGIITERQAEVGQVVQATAPIFGLARDGDRDAVFNVYESLLAERPSDNRITVSLLDNPEIKTTGTVREVTPAVSAQSGTVQVKVSLDKLPPGMQLGSVVSATAKGSGASAVELPWSALTKNISDPAVWLVDDKGEAQLHTVTVGRYLTGKVIISAGLKGGEKVIVAGGQLLHPGMKVEIAENTYKDLQPGAQP